A part of Desulfofundulus salinus genomic DNA contains:
- the argS gene encoding arginine--tRNA ligase, with the protein MKGLVQEVREHLAGALERALASAVSRGLLPAVTPPPFVVEVPREKEHGDFATNLAMLLARPARLAPRKIAEALVAHLDLTGISVEKVEVAGPGFINFYLAPQWVLAELPRIIAADHDYGRVNLGNGARVQVEFVSANPTGLLHMGNARGAALGDSIAAILDFAGYRVTREYYINDAGNQIENFGRSLEARYFQLLGRPAQVPEEGYHGEDIIDTVRSFVERFGDQYLHAPEEERRRVLVDYALKEKLAAIKKALEDFGVHYDVWFSEKSLHESGAVQEAIDILRRRGYLYEYEGALWFKATEFGVEKDEVLVRSNGVPTYFAADIAYHLDKFRRGFDRVINIWGADHHGHVARMKGAVAALGYNPDALEIVIMQLVRLYRGGELVRMSKRSGQFVTLEELVEEVGRDAARYFFVLRSADSHLDFDLDLARAQTNENPVYYIQYAHARICSILRQLDREASLPEQVDLGLLKEEAELALARRLADFPEEVALGAKDLAPHRMARYLHEVAGLLHSFYNSHRVITGDEALTAARLVLVDATRIVLRNGLRLLGLSAPERM; encoded by the coding sequence ATGAAGGGTCTAGTCCAGGAAGTACGGGAACACCTGGCCGGTGCTCTGGAAAGGGCACTGGCTTCTGCTGTAAGCAGGGGTTTGTTGCCCGCGGTCACTCCCCCGCCATTTGTTGTGGAGGTGCCCCGGGAAAAGGAACACGGAGATTTTGCCACCAATCTGGCCATGCTCCTGGCCAGGCCGGCCCGTCTTGCGCCCCGCAAGATTGCCGAGGCCCTGGTGGCCCATTTAGACCTGACCGGGATTTCGGTAGAAAAGGTGGAAGTGGCCGGACCCGGTTTTATTAATTTCTACCTGGCTCCCCAGTGGGTGCTGGCCGAGCTGCCCCGCATTATTGCGGCGGATCACGACTACGGGCGGGTGAATCTGGGCAACGGTGCCCGGGTGCAGGTGGAATTTGTCAGCGCCAACCCCACCGGCCTTTTGCACATGGGCAACGCCCGGGGAGCGGCCCTGGGGGACAGCATTGCCGCCATTTTAGATTTTGCCGGTTACCGGGTCACCCGGGAATACTACATCAATGATGCCGGCAACCAGATCGAAAACTTCGGGCGGTCCCTGGAGGCCCGCTACTTCCAGCTACTCGGCCGGCCGGCTCAAGTGCCCGAGGAGGGCTACCACGGGGAAGATATTATCGACACGGTAAGGAGCTTTGTGGAGCGTTTCGGCGATCAATACCTGCACGCTCCGGAGGAAGAGAGGCGCCGGGTTCTGGTGGATTACGCCTTGAAAGAGAAGCTGGCCGCCATCAAGAAAGCCCTGGAGGATTTTGGCGTCCATTATGACGTGTGGTTTTCCGAGAAGAGCCTGCATGAATCGGGGGCGGTACAGGAGGCCATCGATATCCTGCGCCGCCGGGGGTACCTCTACGAATATGAAGGGGCACTCTGGTTTAAAGCGACGGAGTTCGGGGTGGAAAAGGACGAGGTGCTGGTGCGCAGCAACGGTGTGCCCACCTACTTTGCGGCGGATATCGCCTACCACCTGGACAAATTCCGCCGCGGCTTTGACCGTGTCATTAACATCTGGGGGGCGGACCACCACGGCCACGTGGCCCGGATGAAGGGGGCCGTGGCCGCCCTGGGCTACAACCCCGATGCCCTGGAAATTGTGATCATGCAGCTGGTGCGCCTGTACCGGGGCGGCGAACTCGTGCGCATGAGCAAGCGCTCCGGCCAGTTTGTCACCCTGGAGGAACTGGTGGAAGAGGTCGGCAGGGATGCGGCCCGCTACTTCTTTGTACTGCGCAGCGCAGACAGCCACCTGGATTTTGACCTGGACCTGGCCCGGGCGCAGACCAACGAGAACCCGGTCTATTACATCCAGTACGCCCACGCCCGCATCTGCAGCATTTTGCGCCAGCTGGACCGGGAAGCCTCTTTACCGGAGCAGGTGGATCTGGGGCTTTTAAAGGAAGAGGCGGAACTGGCCCTGGCCCGCAGGCTGGCCGATTTCCCCGAGGAAGTGGCCCTGGGAGCAAAGGATCTGGCCCCCCACCGTATGGCCCGCTACCTGCATGAAGTGGCGGGACTGCTGCACAGCTTCTACAACAGCCACCGGGTGATTACCGGGGACGAGGCCTTGACCGCCGCGCGGCTGGTGCTGGTGGACGCCACCCGCATCGTCCTGCGGAACGGTCTGCGCCTGCTGGGTCTCTCCGCCCCGGAGCGGATGTGA
- a CDS encoding IS1634 family transposase, whose product MFFRKVTSRSGGKEYTYLKLIENYREGNKVKQRVIANLGNLENLTPEKVEGLIDGLARICGVSRRPANIEARKVLRYGEVLAIHRIWEMLDVGGAVEAVFSGERYDPDTALLLELMAINQIIKPPNKQAISDWYRCLYFPEAQGKEFLDHHFYRALDSVASVKERLEEEIFQRLCAFTRVSREVAFCLLTTATVEPAPRSELDHSPYGRYILEAPLEEQLVYLGILVSREGMPFGHRILHEVPDEGDFREIVHHLQAGHGTRQCIFVGDRRLVSGPHLEVLVSHSYHYLVRRKIQSEWELRLCERELVENRAEFKEVDRDLWYKEVMEGGVRYLVCYSPAAAKEKVIALAERLDEVEEELRELQKTAASEHRSGKRTLPRGAAVLKDKYCRRYFDWHYNEATGELTWRRKEDVITREEKTAGAFLLETNATLLDGRELLLAYTRLGQLGESFKEIRSFEARPKEFYRERNLSASIFVCVLAAMLEKTLEGLLKRAGIPLTSRQALELLEEVKVAINRVDDVELKSVTSIEKTQEEILQAIGVPDPRAVVV is encoded by the coding sequence ATGTTTTTCCGAAAAGTTACCAGCCGCAGCGGGGGAAAAGAGTACACCTACCTGAAACTCATTGAAAACTACCGGGAAGGGAACAAGGTAAAACAGAGGGTAATCGCCAACCTGGGCAACCTGGAGAACCTGACGCCGGAAAAGGTGGAGGGCCTGATTGACGGCCTGGCCCGGATATGCGGTGTTTCCCGGCGGCCAGCCAATATCGAAGCCAGGAAGGTTCTGCGCTACGGCGAGGTGCTGGCCATACACCGGATCTGGGAGATGCTGGATGTGGGGGGAGCCGTGGAGGCCGTTTTTTCCGGTGAAAGGTACGACCCGGACACCGCCCTGCTGCTGGAACTGATGGCCATCAACCAGATCATCAAGCCCCCAAATAAACAGGCCATTAGCGACTGGTACCGGTGCCTGTACTTTCCCGAAGCCCAGGGCAAGGAATTTTTAGACCACCATTTTTACAGGGCGCTGGACAGCGTGGCCAGCGTGAAGGAAAGGCTGGAGGAGGAAATTTTCCAGAGGTTGTGTGCCTTTACCCGGGTCAGCCGGGAGGTCGCCTTCTGCCTGCTGACCACGGCCACCGTTGAGCCTGCTCCTCGCAGTGAACTTGACCATTCGCCCTATGGCCGGTATATTCTAGAAGCACCACTGGAGGAGCAGCTGGTTTACCTGGGGATTCTGGTCAGCCGTGAGGGGATGCCCTTTGGGCACCGCATCCTGCACGAGGTACCCGACGAGGGGGACTTCCGGGAAATTGTGCACCACCTGCAGGCCGGGCATGGTACCCGTCAGTGCATCTTTGTGGGTGACCGCCGGCTGGTGTCCGGCCCCCACCTGGAGGTGCTGGTGTCCCACAGCTACCATTATCTGGTTCGTCGCAAGATCCAGTCGGAATGGGAGTTAAGGTTATGTGAGCGGGAACTGGTGGAGAACAGGGCGGAATTTAAAGAAGTGGATAGGGATCTCTGGTATAAGGAAGTCATGGAAGGGGGGGTGCGGTACCTGGTGTGCTACAGCCCGGCGGCGGCAAAGGAAAAGGTGATTGCCCTTGCGGAACGCCTGGATGAGGTGGAGGAAGAATTGCGGGAACTGCAGAAAACGGCCGCGTCTGAACACCGTTCGGGCAAGAGGACCCTGCCCAGGGGTGCTGCTGTCCTGAAGGATAAATACTGCCGCCGCTATTTTGACTGGCATTACAACGAGGCCACCGGGGAGCTGACCTGGCGCCGCAAAGAAGACGTGATCACCCGGGAGGAGAAAACAGCGGGGGCCTTCCTGCTGGAAACTAACGCTACCCTGTTGGACGGCCGGGAATTACTGCTGGCATACACCCGCCTCGGCCAGCTGGGGGAATCCTTTAAGGAAATCAGGAGTTTTGAGGCCAGGCCGAAAGAATTCTACCGCGAACGGAACCTTTCCGCCAGTATTTTCGTATGCGTACTGGCCGCCATGCTGGAAAAGACCCTGGAAGGGTTGCTCAAACGGGCGGGAATACCTCTGACCTCCCGCCAGGCCCTGGAGCTGCTGGAAGAAGTGAAGGTGGCCATCAACCGGGTGGACGATGTGGAGCTGAAGTCGGTGACGAGCATAGAAAAAACCCAGGAAGAAATTCTGCAGGCCATCGGGGTGCCCGACCCCAGGGCGGTCGTGGTTTAG
- a CDS encoding CBS domain-containing protein, protein MEKRVGDIMVPIMEFATVPGESTAKDAVAALKSRRGYPLVLVLENDRVAGMVGLKEILRGLDPVMFRKATYGGWTVSPDWREPVLFTGHFQERCAALAERPVKEIMVPLPRRLKAQDSIVKAAHIILSTGQEPVPVWEEDRLVGMVGMKEIFAEMVRELDSAGGGSRSKVIFADQFRRKARVTTTTG, encoded by the coding sequence ATGGAAAAAAGGGTTGGGGACATCATGGTGCCCATCATGGAATTTGCCACAGTGCCCGGTGAATCAACGGCTAAAGACGCGGTGGCCGCCCTCAAATCCCGCCGGGGCTACCCGCTGGTGCTGGTCCTGGAAAATGACAGGGTGGCCGGGATGGTCGGGCTAAAGGAAATTCTCCGGGGGCTGGATCCCGTCATGTTCAGGAAAGCCACTTACGGCGGCTGGACCGTCAGCCCCGACTGGAGGGAGCCCGTATTGTTCACGGGTCACTTCCAGGAGCGTTGCGCGGCCCTGGCCGAACGACCGGTTAAAGAAATCATGGTGCCTCTGCCGCGCCGGTTAAAAGCTCAGGATAGCATCGTTAAAGCTGCCCACATCATTCTCAGCACCGGGCAGGAACCGGTACCCGTCTGGGAGGAAGACCGGCTGGTGGGTATGGTGGGCATGAAAGAGATTTTTGCCGAAATGGTGCGGGAGCTGGACAGTGCGGGCGGTGGTTCGCGAAGTAAAGTGATCTTTGCAGATCAATTCCGCCGGAAGGCCAGGGTCACTACCACAACGGGGTAG
- a CDS encoding DUF1934 domain-containing protein, with protein sequence MRKEVLVTIRGTQTNDLGERETIELVTKANYYQKNSSFYIVYNESEISGLAGTTTSLKAEPSRVTLNRMGTAEVKQVFEEGIHHETSYMTPYGSMWIRVLPWKVEVDLTEVGGSINLEYELELCRQRIGYNELSITVQEV encoded by the coding sequence TTGCGCAAAGAGGTGCTGGTAACCATCCGTGGAACGCAGACCAATGACCTGGGGGAGCGGGAAACCATCGAACTGGTAACGAAAGCCAATTATTATCAGAAAAACAGTTCTTTTTACATCGTTTACAATGAGTCTGAAATTTCCGGCCTGGCCGGAACCACTACCTCTCTAAAGGCTGAACCCAGCCGGGTTACCTTAAACCGCATGGGTACGGCCGAAGTAAAGCAGGTTTTTGAAGAAGGAATTCACCATGAAACCAGTTACATGACGCCTTACGGGTCCATGTGGATCCGGGTTCTGCCCTGGAAAGTAGAGGTGGACTTGACAGAGGTGGGCGGAAGTATTAATCTGGAATACGAGTTGGAATTATGCCGGCAAAGGATCGGTTACAACGAATTATCCATTACCGTGCAGGAGGTTTAG
- a CDS encoding SLC13 family permease yields MGRQKVFKLNEYRKKERTAPGLEPLDNGDGRVRFHAPLGKIKAFLKERKWLLLALVLTAVICLLPTPRGLTVQGKYALGLWAFVIVCFLTEAVPLPMTAMLIGSYQVFAGIAGFREVPRTFMDDAVIFIMGVLMMGAMLMKYNIHNRVALFMLKLCGTRIERVILGIVAFCAISAGFITEHAAVMIMLPIGVGIISLSGGYKKVPNLAKLIMLSIAYGVIIGGVSAPSGGARNALMLGLLNSLGVNVGYGQWMLMVMPFTLIMIPIVSYWLLNLFSPEITDLAGAIKAIREEMEADGPMTSQARMALAIFLAVVAGWIFASQRFGVGNIAMVGILLAAVLRLIDWSYLQQKTQWGVVLLYAGAISMGKMLIATGAASWLAGQLLHLAAAAEVTEGVSLLAVTATVTALVTNTMADGPTVAVLGPIFLKVAELSRTSPLVIGVATSLASAFSYLLVIATPANAIVYGPGFLQAQDFLKAGGVLFLISLVFTVTFLGGFWWHVLGVW; encoded by the coding sequence ATGGGCAGGCAAAAGGTTTTTAAGCTAAACGAATATCGAAAGAAGGAGAGGACGGCGCCGGGCCTTGAACCCCTGGACAACGGGGATGGGAGGGTCCGTTTCCATGCGCCCCTGGGTAAAATCAAGGCGTTTTTAAAGGAGCGAAAGTGGCTTCTGCTGGCGCTAGTTTTAACGGCCGTCATCTGCCTGTTGCCCACACCCCGGGGCCTGACCGTGCAGGGAAAGTACGCCCTGGGTCTCTGGGCCTTTGTCATCGTCTGCTTTTTGACCGAAGCGGTGCCCCTGCCCATGACCGCCATGCTTATCGGCTCTTACCAGGTTTTCGCCGGCATCGCCGGCTTCAGAGAGGTGCCCCGCACCTTTATGGACGATGCCGTGATTTTCATCATGGGCGTGCTGATGATGGGTGCCATGCTGATGAAGTACAATATCCACAACCGGGTGGCCCTCTTCATGCTCAAACTATGCGGCACCCGCATTGAAAGGGTTATCCTGGGCATTGTGGCCTTTTGCGCCATCAGCGCTGGCTTCATTACGGAGCACGCCGCGGTGATGATCATGCTCCCCATCGGGGTGGGCATTATTTCCTTAAGCGGTGGTTACAAAAAGGTGCCCAACCTGGCCAAGCTGATCATGCTCTCCATTGCCTACGGCGTGATTATTGGGGGTGTCTCCGCGCCATCGGGAGGCGCCCGCAATGCCCTGATGCTGGGCCTTTTGAACAGCCTGGGCGTCAACGTCGGCTACGGCCAGTGGATGCTCATGGTCATGCCCTTTACCCTGATCATGATCCCTATAGTTAGTTACTGGCTGCTGAACCTCTTTTCTCCGGAAATTACAGACCTGGCCGGGGCAATTAAGGCCATCAGGGAGGAAATGGAGGCCGATGGTCCCATGACCAGCCAGGCGCGGATGGCTCTGGCCATTTTTCTGGCCGTGGTGGCCGGCTGGATTTTTGCCAGCCAGCGTTTTGGGGTGGGCAACATTGCCATGGTGGGTATTCTCCTGGCGGCGGTATTGCGCCTGATCGACTGGAGCTACCTGCAGCAAAAAACCCAGTGGGGGGTGGTTTTACTTTACGCCGGGGCCATTTCCATGGGTAAGATGCTCATTGCCACCGGCGCCGCTTCCTGGCTGGCCGGGCAGCTCCTGCACCTGGCGGCGGCCGCCGAGGTAACCGAGGGGGTTTCCCTGCTGGCGGTTACTGCCACGGTAACCGCCCTGGTGACCAATACCATGGCAGACGGTCCCACGGTGGCCGTCCTCGGCCCAATCTTTTTGAAGGTGGCCGAACTGTCCCGGACCTCACCCCTGGTCATTGGTGTGGCCACCTCCCTGGCTTCGGCCTTTTCCTACCTCCTGGTGATTGCCACTCCCGCCAACGCCATCGTTTACGGTCCCGGTTTCTTGCAGGCACAGGATTTTTTAAAGGCCGGGGGCGTACTCTTTCTCATCTCCCTGGTCTTCACCGTTACCTTTCTCGGTGGTTTCTGGTGGCACGTGCTGGGAGTTTGGTAA
- a CDS encoding sulfite exporter TauE/SafE family protein yields MSILRRVAGGGLAAGEFLTALSRKQAQWELEMSRVILGQRWKLLLIAMFPVLLGLGMEVAVAAGLPEHIGGHKAYMPSFATTEMFIGSVFVGVMAGLITGVIGAGGGYVLTPALMSIGVKGIMAVGTDQFHLFAKAIMGTVIHRKMGNVNFWIAVWFVLGSVTGASVGGVLNRAIYQKSPALSDAFISAVYVFMLGILGFYALADWLRMRKGTAGGARTSGTDTTTNFARWLQSLPLKPRVKFDEHIVPGGRSIAVYPIIICGFIVGFVAAIMGVGGGFLTFPMMVYGLGVSTFTTVGTDILQIIFTTGYSSITQYAIYGYVFYTVAMGMLLGSLVGVQMGALVTRMVKGITIRAFYALTILAGFVNRICALPGKLNEVGWISMNKATAAMINSVGTVIFFALVGIFSVWILAVFFKGAGKIREAERQALTAGGTGVGH; encoded by the coding sequence ATGAGTATTTTAAGAAGGGTTGCCGGGGGCGGTCTGGCTGCCGGTGAATTCCTGACCGCCCTGTCCAGGAAGCAGGCCCAGTGGGAACTGGAAATGAGCCGGGTCATCCTGGGTCAACGCTGGAAGCTTCTGCTGATAGCCATGTTTCCCGTCCTTTTAGGCCTGGGGATGGAGGTGGCTGTGGCGGCCGGCCTGCCCGAGCACATCGGCGGGCACAAGGCCTACATGCCCAGCTTCGCCACCACCGAGATGTTTATTGGCTCGGTCTTTGTAGGCGTCATGGCCGGGTTGATTACCGGCGTGATTGGTGCGGGCGGCGGCTACGTCCTTACCCCGGCGCTGATGAGCATCGGCGTGAAGGGGATTATGGCCGTGGGCACCGACCAGTTCCACCTCTTTGCCAAAGCAATCATGGGTACGGTCATCCACCGCAAGATGGGTAACGTGAACTTCTGGATTGCCGTGTGGTTTGTCCTGGGTTCGGTAACCGGTGCGTCCGTGGGCGGCGTGCTGAACAGGGCCATCTACCAGAAAAGCCCCGCTTTGAGCGATGCCTTCATCAGTGCGGTATACGTGTTCATGCTGGGCATTCTGGGCTTCTACGCCCTGGCCGACTGGCTCCGCATGCGTAAAGGTACTGCCGGCGGTGCCAGGACATCCGGTACCGACACCACGACCAATTTTGCCCGCTGGCTGCAGTCCCTTCCCTTAAAGCCCCGGGTGAAATTCGACGAGCACATTGTCCCCGGCGGCCGGAGCATCGCCGTGTATCCTATTATCATCTGCGGCTTCATCGTTGGCTTTGTTGCCGCCATCATGGGCGTGGGCGGCGGTTTCCTGACCTTCCCCATGATGGTTTACGGCCTGGGCGTATCCACCTTTACCACCGTGGGTACCGACATCCTGCAGATCATCTTTACCACCGGCTACTCCTCCATTACCCAGTATGCCATTTACGGCTACGTATTCTACACCGTGGCCATGGGCATGCTCCTGGGATCCCTCGTAGGCGTGCAGATGGGTGCCCTGGTGACCAGGATGGTGAAGGGGATTACTATCAGAGCCTTCTACGCCCTGACCATCCTGGCCGGTTTTGTGAACCGGATCTGCGCCCTGCCGGGCAAGCTGAACGAGGTCGGTTGGATCAGCATGAACAAGGCCACGGCGGCCATGATCAACAGTGTGGGTACGGTGATCTTCTTTGCCCTGGTAGGCATCTTCTCGGTGTGGATCCTGGCCGTGTTCTTCAAGGGCGCCGGCAAGATCCGGGAAGCCGAGCGGCAGGCTCTCACGGCCGGCGGTACGGGCGTGGGGCACTAA